The Leptospira mtsangambouensis sequence TTAAAAAATAGTTTCTAAAACTAGGAGAAGTGATGCAAAAACATTTAAACACAAAAACGTTATGTCTAATGTTCTTAGTGATTTTTGTATCCTCCTCCTTTTGCAAACCATCACCTTCGGCAACAGCCGAAGAAAATCTGGTTGCCTTATTGCCTTTACTCAATGCGGCAAGTAGTGCTAGTTCTTGTCCCAAATCCTCTCTTCCCTCAGATATTTTTCTTGCCACAACAGTTATTAGTGCAAGTGCCAATGTCTCTGGATTTTCTGATCCAAACAAAGCGATCAATGGAGTCTGCGGAGCAGGCGAACTTGTAGGATCCTTAGATGTTTATGCTTTAGACATCACAGGTCCAGGTGCCACAATTGTTCTCAGTTGGGGTGGAAAAACAGTAAAGAATGTATTCGGTGACGATTTTATTGTTTATGACAATAGTTTTCGTATTTCCGATGATACAAATACTTATGCAATGGATCCCTCAGTGATTCAAGTTT is a genomic window containing:
- a CDS encoding LIC_13355 family lipoprotein, with translation MQKHLNTKTLCLMFLVIFVSSSFCKPSPSATAEENLVALLPLLNAASSASSCPKSSLPSDIFLATTVISASANVSGFSDPNKAINGVCGAGELVGSLDVYALDITGPGATIVLSWGGKTVKNVFGDDFIVYDNSFRISDDTNTYAMDPSVIQVSIDGTNYCGFNPSYSGANVNLIDSWTKFGGLRPVYYNMTTKPYTNEDLFINTGGLFLLGGGDGFDLDQIDENDPNDSGCNGALVTNIKTNGFKFIKITSASNVNNPGNPGNKFPWPPGSYNGSDIDGVVAREIQ